AGGCCGATCAGGAGGCCGGTGAAGGGCGCCTCGACCGCGACGGCGTCCTGCTTGAACGGGTTGGTGATCGTCGCGATGCGCTCGCCCTCGCGGACGAGCGACCCGCTCTCGAAGTGGGTGTCGACGATGCCGCCGGAGTCGGCGCGCAGCCACGTCTTCTCGCCCGCGCCGGCGACGATGGTGCGCCAGCCGGGCCACCGCACCGTGTCGGTCTCCAGCAGGCCGTACTCCGCGAAGACGGATCGGACGCCGGCGAGCGCGTCGTCGATCAGCGGCCGCTGGAACCGGTGGGCCTCGCCCATCTCGATCGTGATCGTCGGGATGCCGTCGGCGGTCGCCTCGCCGCGGAGGGTTCCCCCCGGGCCGTCGCTGTCGATGACCACCTTGGAGCCGAACGCCAGCGCGAGCCGGTGGACGCCCTCGTCGGTCATGTCGGCCCGGACGTGGAGCATGTTCGTCCGCCCGCGGGTGGAGGTGTGGAAGTCGAGCCCGAAGTCGCAGGGCGCGATGAAGTTCTCGTAGATCTGGTGGGCCATCCGCTTCGAACTGGTCGACCCCCGTTTCCCGGGGAACGACCGGTTGAGGTCGCGGTCGTACACCGGGAGGTACCGCTGTTGGGCGAGGAAGCCGGGGACGTTGAGGACGGGGAGACAGACCAACGTGCCCGCGAGCGCCGAGAGGTCCCACTCGTGGGCGACCTCGCGGACGACCTCGATGCCGTTCAGTTCGTCGCCGTGGGCGGCCGCGGTGAGGAACGCGGTCGGCCCGTCGCGCTCGCCGTTGACGATGGTGACGGGGATCCGAACCGGGTCGCCGAGGTACGTCTCGCTGATGCCGTAGCGGATGTTCTGCGTCTCGCCGGGCGGCACCGCCCCGCCGTTGTACGTGAACGCCCGGTCGTCGCTCATGCCGGAGCGGAACACGGCGGCGGCTATATATATGGCGACCCGCGAGCGGGCCGCTCCCCCGACGCGTCTCCCCGTCCGCTCGGGGGCGAGACCGATCGGTCGAACTTTTAGGAACCCCCACGCAGGGACGCGTATGAGTTCGGACTCGGTTCGGGTGGGAGTGCTGTCGCTGCACAACAGCAAGGAGACGAAGGCGATCTGTAACGCGGTCGAGGACCTCGGCCACGAGCCGGTGTGGCTCCGCGAGGAGAACGCGGCGGTCAGCGTCGAGGACGGCGACGTGTCCGTCGAGCCCGCGGTCGACGTGATCGCGAACCGCCTCCTCTTGTCGAACACCGACCAGCCCGCGGAGCTACTGGGGCTGGCGGCGACGTTCGAGCGCATCCGGCCGATGCTGAACGAGCCGAACGCGGTGCTGGCGTCGATCCACAAGTTCGCCACGGCCGCGACGCTGGCGGACTGGAACATCCGCGTGCCCGACGCGCTGCTCGCGCTCTCGAACGACCGGCTCAACGAGGGCCGCGAGCGGTTCGGGGACGTGGGCGTGTACAAGACCGCGATCGGCACCCACGGCGGCGGGACGTGGAAGGTCGACCTCACGGAGCGGGTGAACCCGAAGGTCGGGAACCGGCAGGCGTTCCTCCAGCAGCTGATCGACCGCGACGACGAGAAGCACCGCGACCTGCGGGTGTACGTCGTGGGCGACGAGATAGTCGGGTCGATGTACCGCTACGCGCCCGAGGGCGACTGG
The sequence above is a segment of the Halorubrum sp. 2020YC2 genome. Coding sequences within it:
- a CDS encoding succinylglutamate desuccinylase/aspartoacylase family protein, giving the protein MSDDRAFTYNGGAVPPGETQNIRYGISETYLGDPVRIPVTIVNGERDGPTAFLTAAAHGDELNGIEVVREVAHEWDLSALAGTLVCLPVLNVPGFLAQQRYLPVYDRDLNRSFPGKRGSTSSKRMAHQIYENFIAPCDFGLDFHTSTRGRTNMLHVRADMTDEGVHRLALAFGSKVVIDSDGPGGTLRGEATADGIPTITIEMGEAHRFQRPLIDDALAGVRSVFAEYGLLETDTVRWPGWRTIVAGAGEKTWLRADSGGIVDTHFESGSLVREGERIATITNPFKQDAVAVEAPFTGLLIGLLENPVVYPGNPLCHLVEIGEATRRAIEAGDAPEPVGQPTPQ